A genomic window from Diorhabda sublineata isolate icDioSubl1.1 chromosome 8, icDioSubl1.1, whole genome shotgun sequence includes:
- the LOC130447856 gene encoding trypsin-3-like: protein MLLTDFADREPTENQYEGKIVGGAITDTTIYPYQLSLQYLGIHVCGASLIGRKWVLTAAHCVYDIFTNFLSIRAGAVAKQRGGEVVDVVKKYIHPLFNNDTLDYDIALLELKEDVDPDYGEIIPIANEGDTMNEGDMGTVVGWGATVENGPMSKELIVTEVPVIAHKKCETIMGTMLTSRMFCAGYLIGRRDACRGDSGGPFIINGVQIGIISWGIGCGRLLIPGVYASIPVLRKYIRSISGI, encoded by the exons ATGTTGCTTACAGATTTCG CTGATCGAGAACCAACTGAGAATCAATACGAAGGTAAAATTGTAGGAGGTGCAATAACAGATACTACTATATATCCATACCAATTATCTCTACAATATTTAGGTATCCATGTGTGCGGGGCTTCGTTGATAGGACGAAAATGGGTCCTGACAGCCGCCCATTGCGTATACGATATATTCACCAACTTTCTCTCGATCAGAGCGGGTGCCGTAGCCAAACAACGAGGCGGGGAAGTAGTAGatgttgttaaaaaatatattcacccTTTGTTCAACAATGATACTCTAGACTACGATATAGCTCTTCTCGAACTCAAAGAGGATGTGGACCCAGATTATGGTGAAATAATACCAATAGCGAACGAAGGTGATACTATGAATGAGGGAGACATGGGTACTGTTGTCGGTTGGGGAGCAACTGTTGAAAATGGCCCGATGTCGAAAGAACTCATAGTAACCGAAGTTCCTGTAATAGCTCACAAAAAGTGTGAGACTATTATGGGAACAATGTTAACAAGCCGGATGTTTTGCGCAGGGTATCTAATTGGAAGGAGAGATGCATGTCGAGGTGATTCTGGTGGACCATTTATAATTAACGGTGTTCAAATTGGTATTATTTCGTGGGGTATTGGATGCGGACGACTGCTAATTCCTGGCGTTTATGCATCTATTCCTGTACTGAGGAAATATATTAGGTCGATATcaggaatttga